A single Deinococcus sp. Leaf326 DNA region contains:
- a CDS encoding single-stranded DNA-binding protein, translated as MLRIEFVTDLGARVSVEVEGAEKLLDVQRQYGRLGWTSGEVPQGGYLFPLENEQDFDWSLLGARKFTNSDGEEMVMHRGHAYRRRELEAVDSRKLKLPAAIKYSRGAKNTDPEHVREKADGEFEYVTLAIFRGGKRQDRFAVPAGRAQSPQGGARPTAPGGPRPQAAQAPAGRPAPVAARPAPAPVAVADEETPF; from the coding sequence ATGCTGCGTATCGAATTTGTGACGGATCTGGGAGCACGTGTCAGTGTCGAGGTCGAGGGCGCCGAAAAGCTGCTCGACGTGCAGCGCCAGTACGGCCGCCTGGGCTGGACCAGCGGCGAGGTGCCGCAGGGCGGGTACCTTTTTCCGCTGGAGAACGAACAGGACTTCGACTGGTCGCTGCTCGGGGCCCGAAAGTTCACCAACAGTGACGGCGAGGAGATGGTCATGCACCGGGGCCACGCCTACCGCCGCCGCGAACTGGAGGCCGTGGACAGCCGCAAACTCAAGCTGCCCGCCGCCATCAAGTACAGCCGGGGGGCCAAGAACACCGACCCCGAGCACGTCCGTGAGAAGGCTGACGGTGAGTTCGAGTACGTGACCCTGGCCATCTTCCGGGGCGGCAAGCGCCAGGACCGTTTCGCGGTGCCTGCGGGGCGGGCCCAGAGTCCGCAGGGAGGCGCCCGCCCCACCGCGCCTGGCGGTCCCCGGCCCCAGGCGGCGCAGGCTCCGGCCGGCCGGCCCGCGCCTGTGGCGGCCCGGCCAGCTCCCGCGCCGGTCGCTGTGGCCGACGAGGAAACCCCCTTCTGA
- a CDS encoding branched-chain amino acid ABC transporter substrate-binding protein yields MPKPTPARTVLTLLTLALLPGVAQAATIKVATVSPLTGSLAPIGTEVRRGAELAIEAKVRTFKSQGYDLMLAPFDDQASATRAGTIARDILADGSVMGVVGALNSSVSNVLAQAFEPARLATVSPASTNDALTSHSWDSFSRVVAPDRAQAVAAATYLQEEVGAKSVFVISDNTAYGNGLATTLQANLKRRGIALGGYAGASDPAGIAAAVKRVSEATPDVVYYGGTDDIGSALVKALRAAGVKAVFMGGDGLDSPSFAQRAGSSATGVVYSTGFGPVSAYSGSEVFARQYQAKYKTAPSGVAMMAYDATNALLSAMNTTLKAGGALPTRAQVSDAVRKVNFAACVNKSALLCDSISGPVAFDASGERMRSRVLVMRLGADAKASIVTIKTVTADSLR; encoded by the coding sequence ATGCCCAAGCCGACCCCTGCCCGCACCGTCCTGACGCTTCTTACCCTCGCCCTGCTGCCGGGCGTGGCGCAGGCAGCGACCATCAAGGTGGCGACGGTCAGCCCCCTCACGGGCAGCCTAGCCCCCATCGGCACCGAAGTCCGGCGCGGCGCGGAACTGGCCATCGAGGCCAAGGTCCGCACCTTCAAGTCGCAGGGCTATGACCTCATGCTGGCACCCTTCGACGACCAGGCCTCGGCCACCCGCGCCGGAACCATCGCCCGTGACATTCTGGCCGACGGCAGCGTGATGGGCGTGGTCGGCGCCCTGAACTCCAGCGTCTCGAACGTGCTGGCCCAGGCCTTCGAGCCGGCGCGGCTGGCGACCGTCTCGCCCGCGAGCACCAACGACGCCCTGACGAGCCACAGCTGGGACTCCTTCAGCCGCGTCGTCGCCCCCGACCGTGCGCAGGCCGTGGCCGCCGCGACCTACCTCCAGGAAGAGGTCGGCGCCAAGAGCGTCTTCGTGATTTCCGACAACACCGCCTACGGCAACGGACTGGCGACTACCCTGCAGGCCAACCTCAAGCGCCGGGGGATCGCCCTGGGCGGCTACGCGGGCGCCTCCGACCCGGCCGGCATCGCGGCGGCCGTCAAGCGGGTCAGTGAGGCGACCCCGGACGTGGTGTACTACGGCGGCACCGACGACATCGGCTCGGCGCTCGTCAAGGCGCTGCGGGCGGCGGGCGTCAAGGCCGTGTTCATGGGCGGCGACGGCCTCGACTCGCCCAGCTTCGCCCAGCGGGCGGGCAGCAGCGCGACCGGCGTGGTCTACTCGACCGGTTTCGGACCCGTGAGCGCCTACTCGGGCAGCGAGGTCTTCGCGCGCCAGTACCAGGCCAAGTACAAGACGGCCCCCAGCGGCGTCGCCATGATGGCCTACGACGCCACCAACGCCCTGCTGAGCGCCATGAACACCACCCTGAAGGCCGGCGGCGCCCTGCCCACCCGCGCCCAGGTCAGCGACGCCGTACGCAAGGTCAACTTCGCGGCCTGCGTGAACAAGAGCGCGCTGCTGTGCGACAGCATCTCCGGTCCGGTGGCCTTCGATGCCAGCGGCGAGCGGATGCGCTCGCGCGTGCTCGTCATGCGCCTGGGAGCCGACGCCAAGGCGAGCATCGTGACCATCAAGACCGTCACGGCCGACAGCCTACGCTGA